The genomic region CGGCCATTCTCGCAAAAGCTGGATTTTATCAGATGGGGCGTGTGGGCATGGCTTTCGTTGGGTACCGACATTTTCGAGTAAAGCTGGGCTTTCATATCAAACCAGCGGCGGTGACGAGCGGCACAGTAACAATCAATTCTTACTGGAGTGAGATCCTTGCCACGCCAGGCGAGTTTGTATCTTGATGATAAGCTCAATCATATCAAGCTGTTTACAGAATTAGAGTAAAAACTTGATATGCATATTGCGCTGCAAATCGATTAGAGTAGAATGCCTAAACGTGATTCGCATGACGTTGGGCATACCACGATAAAAGATAGGCAACAGCAAGTTGCAGCGTGGATGTGACATAAGCTTGGCCGAAATGGTGCCACTGATAACAGCACGCCGGCGAACCATGCAAAGGAGAGATCAATGAAAGCAGCGTGGATGGCATTGCTCATTTTGATGTCGGGCACCTTGCGGGCTGAGCTGGTCGCCATGGATGACGTCACACTCTCTGAAGCTGCCGGTCAGGAGGGGCTGAGCGTGGTGATGGAAATCAAGATGAAAGGCTCATTCGAGTTTCAGCAGACGCGTGGCGGTGAGACGCATGCGCTGGCTTTGTCCAAGGTGGCGATCAATGGTACCGGGCTTGAGAATGCGACTTCGCCCGCCATGCTCTTCAGCCATGTTGACTTGACTGAAGACGGTATTGTCGTCCAATTCAAAACGGCGCAATTTTCGATTGGTATCAAGGATATCGAAATGAAGCAGGGTATTCGGCCAGATGGTTCGGTTGCGAATGTCAGCCGATTTGGTTCGGCTTATGCTTTGGGTTTTGACATGTCCAAGTCTTTTGTCGAGCTGTCGACGCACTAGGCGGCGGAGGGCGGTGATGATGTGGTATCGATGGGTAATGGGTTGGCTGACCTTGTGCGGTGCCATGACGACACAGGCCGCGATGACGGGCCTGGAAGATGCTGATCTGCAACAGGTCACCGGACAGGATGGGTTGTCGATGGTATTGAGCGACAACTTTGGCTTTCGTGTCTATGACCTGCCACCCAGTCAGGGGACGGGTTTTGCCTTGCCTAACTCGTTCCGTTTCACTTCGCCGCGCCGGGCCAAAAATCTGCAAGGCCAATATGTGGATTTGGACAAGGATTATGTCGAGCTGAGTGATTTGGAGCTGCAGACATCCCGCTATGCGCCAATCGATGACCCGCTCAGGATCGAGCTATTCAAGTTGAGCGACGGCCGTGCAGCAATCGCGTTCAAGTCGCCACAGAATGCCGACCAGCAGGGAAAGCACAGTTGGGGGATGACACTGACTTCATCCGCACCGGTCTATTTGGACAACAGCGATGACATCACACAGGCCCGCCTCCCGGAGCGTTGGACATTGGGGCGGGTGCAGTTCAGCGACATTGTCCAGCAGGCATCCGAGCTGCAGCTCAGTGCGGCGGGGGACGGTTTTGGTTTTGAGTGGCAGACGGAAATGAAGATCGGCGCCCTGCTGATTTCACCGCGGTTTACGCGCAATCCGGATCAATCGCTGACGGTATTGGATGACGAGACCTGGACGCTGACCAATATCTCGTTATGTGGTTCATTGATCAACGACAGTTGCGTGGCAGGCACACGCTTCAAATTTGGTGATTCGGTGGCGGGAGCGTTGGTGATGAAGGCTGAGCAACTGGATGGCAAGCCCACCCTGACCTTGACGATGGGTAACGTGAATGTACAGGCCCGAGAGGGCAACATACCGCTGGCCAGTGGCTCTATTGTGGTGGATTCGATGAAGGTTCAGTCCAACCGCTGTACTGGTGGGGTGTGTGATTTTGGAAAGCAGATACTGGGTGATATCAAGATCTATTCCATGCGCGTCAAGCTGAGGGACCTGTAAATGCATGTCGTTGCCTTCCTATTGTTGTGCATGACAATGGTTGCCCACGCAGAGGTATTGGAGCTGGTAGATAGTGATCTGGCCGAAATGACTGGGCAGGAAGGTTTGAGTATCAAGCAGCTGCATTATGAATTCGGTGGCAAATCAGGTGGGACTGGGATCGATGAGGTCAAGGCCAATAGCCTGTTCTTTGGCTTCAATGAAGCCAGTGGCCAGCCGGCATTCATCGTGTTGGAGCATTTGAACGGATTCATCGAATGGAAAGGCATGCCCGCTTTCAATAACACGCCAATGTTGCTTGACGTGGTGAACAACGGAATCGGCTCCCCAGGTGCGGTGCAATTGACCCTGCCAGGCTATGTCAATATAGATTTGGGCATTGACAGTATTTCCACACAAAGTGGTTTGCGCGTCGAGCGCGAAGCATTGACGATAGTGGAGCGCTTGTCGGGGTCTCCCGTGCGGGTCGAGTATGAGCCCAAGCGGGACCTGGGGGCATTGCGCTTTACTGGCCAGGTTCAATTCAACAGCGGCTCGTGGGTGAAGTTTTTCGGGCACTGACCTTGAAGACATCACTTGATGGGCTGTTGCGCTGAGTGCGTGGTTAAACCATTGCAATGCTGGGCGTGTGGTGCAGTGATCCGGTGCAGTGTTGGCTGGATGAGTTACCTGTAAAAGGTAACCGCTATAAAGCAGTGAGGAGAGTCAATGAACGCCGTGCTACCCGCACTGGCGCTGTGTGTCGTGTGGGTATCACACGCTGCACGCGCTGAAATGAAAGGACTTCCGGATGAAGCCATGTCAGAGATGTATGGGCAGGCACTGATCGAAGTCACCCAGTCAACTTTGCGGAATCGGCCGGTTCCAACTGGCAGCTATACTGGCGTCAACGTGCCGGCAGCCATGACCGACAGGGCGGGCAACGTGATTGCTGGTGATGTCTCTTATACCAAATTACGTATTGGGGCGGATATTCAACTCGATGCCGAAATCGGCAAGCTGCGATTGGGCGGATATGCCGATCCCAATCATCCAACCCAGCTACATGACATCAGTATCGACCAATTGATTTTGACTGGTTACCAGAAGAATGGTCGTTATCAGCCATTTCAGGTGAAGAACCCATACATAGAATTTGCCATGCGCGATCCACAAGACGGATCAGGCACACGAGAGCTACTGGGCGTGCGCTTGGGATTTGAGGAAATGGATGGCATGTTGGGTCTGAACATCAATGCGCTCAGCGGCCGTACCTTGTTTACCTCGCAAGGAGTGACGAGCCCGACCAATGGCAATCAGGCGTTTTATGTGAATAGCTATGGTCGTCGTTCGCCAGGGCGAGGGGATGTGGTTACCGTTGATGGTAATGGCAACAGCACGACGGCAACAGGTGTGGTGGCGGATGCATATCAGAAGCTGGATGCCTTGTGCCTGGGGCGTACTGGTGCACAAGGTGCATGTGGTGATGCGGCGAATCCGACCCGGGATTTCTTTATTGCGTTCAACAAGGTCAACGGTCTGTTCTACCCGAAAGCGGTAGGCAGCACAGAGTACTATCCGACCCAGCAGGGCGCTTGGTTGAATCTGACCGATAACGCGCGGATTTATAACATTCGCAATATGACAGGTGATCTGACGCTGTTGAATACCAGTCATCCATCGATTCGACGCTGGTAAGGTGAGGCGAAAAAAAACGGCCGGTTTCACAGGCCGTTTTCTTTCTCATGCATTGAAATCAGTTACTTCGTCCTTGCGTGACGACTTCCCGGGCAATCTTCCAGATGCCTTGTTCCAGCACAAGATCAAGCTGTTTGACGACATCGTCTGAATAATTCTCAGATTTGTAATGCTGTAAGAAGGTTGCCTGGCCCTTATCCTTACCTGTCAATTTGACAGTCAGGTTCTCCAGTGTCACAGCAATGGCGCCCGCTTTGCTGAGGCGTGCGCGACGAAGCGCTTGCCAATTTTCACCGGCAACGTGCTTTTCTGGCAAAAAGGTTGATGCATAGTAACTGCTGAAAGCATCGTAATCCTTGGCGCTCCAGGTCGCAGCCCAATTCTCAACTGTCTGCTTGATGGCATCGTCAGCCTTACCACTGATGGGTTTAGCTGCAGTCGCTTTGCCGGTGCTTTCCTTTGGCGGTTGTGGGGTAACTGCCGGGATGACTGGCATAGTGATGGGCGGGCGACTGGCAATTGCAGCAGTGCGATCAAGCGGAGTGGCGACAGGCAGGTCGGTTGGACACTTGAAGTCGTCATCCTTATTGCCTTTGGTGTTGATTTCGTCACTGGCTGGCAACGCGCTCAGGCCCAGTGCGGGCAACAGCTCATTTGTGGCTGCCAGTACACGGATTTCGGCAAGTTTACGATCATAACGGGCGCGAACTACTGCGCGTCGTGCTTCGAACAACTCATTTTCGGTATCCAAAACATCCAACAGCGAGCGCTGCCCGATGTCAAATTGCTGACGGTAAGCATCCCGCGCTTTTGTGGTCGATAATTCATGTTGTTCAAGGTAACTTAGTTGTTCCTTCAACCGCAGGTTGTCATTCCAGGCAATCCGCACGATTTGGCGAACATCACGGCAGGCTTTTTCGCGCTGGTCTACTGCGGTGTACATGTTTTCAGCTGCCGAGCGAACACGTGCTTGATCGCTGCCGCCGTTGAACAGGTTGTAATTGAGTACCAGCCGGACGCTGCCTTCTTTATAGGTTCCGTCGACACCATCCAGATTACGGTCGATGGCCTGATTGGCCCGTAGCTCCAGTGTTGGATAATGTGCTGCTTTACGCTCGTTGACATTGGCCTTGGCGGCTTGAATGTTGGCGTAGGCAGTTTGAATCAGTGGATTGCGGACGACTGCTTTGGGCATGATATCCGCCGCGGGCGGCAACTTGTTTTGCAATTCGGGTAGTGGATCCAGTCGGGCACTTGGGGCTTTGCCGGTCAGGCGCTCGTAACGGGCATTGACGTCGTGCAGATTGCTGGATTCGGTCAGCCAGTTGGATTCTGCCAAGGCCAGTCGGCCAGCGGCTTGTTCCAGATCCACTCGGCGACCAACCCCGGCCGAAACGCGCTGCTGGATCTGGTCATGGATTTCATGGTGTACCGCGTAGTTGTCCTGTGCCAGGGTTGCCAATTGAGTGTAGCGCTGAACGTCGATGTAGGCGCGGGCTGCTTCAAGTGCAACCTCATCGGTTGTACTGAGTAATTCGTAATAACGAGCAGCGGCCGTATGGCCTAGCCGTTCGATATTGCTGCTGACCCCAAAGCCATCGAACAGTAGCTGGCGCAATTCGATGGAGGCGCCAGGATGATTGAAACTGGTCGAATTGATCAGTGGCGTATCCTTTCGGTCCCGGCCGGCAAATGCTGTCAAATCGACACGAGGCAACCAGCCGCCTTTTGCAGCTTTCTTGTCTTCAACGGCGGATTTGAAGGTATGCCATTTGGCGGTGACTTCAGGGTTGCGTAATACCGCTTGCTCGGTCACATCCCGTAGTGAGTCGGCATTGGCCGAGTAGGGGAGATTGATCAGTGCAAGCGTTAGGGCGATGGGTTTCAGGCAATAATTCATGAGTAGTTTCTCTAGTGAGTTTATATGTGTTATTTGTAAACTATTTCTGCTTCTTGACGCGATAGGGACTGCGCCAGTTTCCGGTCTTTTTGATGCGCACAAGAACATGTCATCAACATGTATGCGCTTGCCGGATTCATGCGGCTGGTCATGGAAGTCGCTATTTTATATTAGAGAATAGTCAAACAACCACCAGTTCTCTCGAACAAATTCGGGAAAAGTTATATTTGAGGGTGTGATTTGTTCACCTTGAATCGTGTGTTGCATAGGTTGTGGCCAAGCCAAGTCCTGGTACGGTTACTTATGCTATCGATTATGGCTGTTACGGTCACACCCGCAGCAGACCTGGATCGTATGCAGAAATCACTAGAGCAACAATTCGGGAAAGCCATGGTAGGTGTGATGGGTGAGCTCAAGCAATTGCTGACTGATTCCAAGTTATTGTCAGATCAAGAAAAATTACAGCGCGCCAATGATTTTTTCAATCGACGAATTCGATTTGCCGATGATAAAACCACTTGGGCACGAGACGATTATTGGGCAACGCCCGTCGAATTGCTGGGCAAGGGAGCCGGGGATTGCGAGGATTTCAGCATTGCCAAGTATTTTGCCCTGCGCGACCTTGGCATTCCTGAGGCAAAGTTGCGGCTGATTTATGTCAAGGCTCGCATGGGTGGGGCTACTAGCCTTGTTTTTCAGGCGCACATGATTTTGGCCTATTATGCGCAGCCGGATGCCGAGCCATGGATATTGGACAATCTGATCGGTGATATCCGGCCTGCCTCTCGCCGGCCTGATCTGATGCCAGTGTTCAGTTTCAATAGTGAAGGGATGTGGGTAGGTGGAGGTAATCAAGCGCAACCGATTGATCGTCTATCACGTTGGAAGGAGTTGCTGTTGCGGATGCGCGCAGAGGGATCGGATAACTGAGGAAGCAAGATGACTTTATTGCGACGACTTTGGCTGACGGCTTTGGGGGCAACCTTTGCTGCCTTTGTGATCGGGTTTGTGATCAGCATGGTCAACGCCCGTTCTTATCTGGAGCAGCAATTACGGGCGCAAAGCCAGGACAATGCCACTGCGTTGGCTTTGTCAATGTCCCAACAGAGTAAGGATAGGGCAACGGTGGAGTTGATGGTCAGCGCGCTGTTTGATGGCGGCCATTTTGAGGTGATCCGCTTTCAAGATGCGAAGGGGGCCGTCGTGATCGAGCGATCCGGCGGTGTACATGTCACAACAGTGCCTTCATGGTTCGAGGCAATGTTCAGCATTACTGTGCTACCAGGGCAGGCGCAGGTCAGTGATGGCTGGAAGCAGGCAGGCAAGGTTACGGTGGTGGCCCATAGCCGATTCGCTTATGAATCTTTGTGGAAGTCTGCGATCTGGTTCGTGTTGACTATGTCGCTGGTGGGTGTGGTCACAGGTTTGATTCTGACAGCTTTGTTCAATTGGGCTAAAAGGCCAATTGAGGATTTGATGGAGCATGCCAAGGCCGTGGCGGCTAGGCAGTACAAAACCATGGCTGAGCCTTCTGTACCAGAATTGCGCCGAGTAGCACGCGCGTTTAATGCCATGGTACGACAAGTACGTGAAATGTTTGCAGAACAATCTGCGCGAATTGAAGCCCTGCAGCGTGAAGCCAGCAAAGACACGCTGACGGACCTTCCTAATCGGGCTTTTTTTCTGGGACGGTTTCGGGATCAACTGGCTGATGAAAGTGCCCATCCAAACGGTATGTTGGTGGTGTTGCGAATTGTTGGTCTGCTGCAGTTCAATCGTGATCAGGGGCGTGATGCGGTTGATCAGGTGTTGGCCGGTATCGCAGACCGCTTGAGGCAACTGGCGGCTGTTCAGCCGGAATGGTTGTGTGCCCGCCTGAACGGAGCAGATTTCGCGTTGCTGATGCCGGGTGTCGCGCATGACATGGCAGAACAGACCTTGCAAGCCTGGATGCAGTCAGTACGTCAGGCCATGATGACTTTGGCGACAGATACGCGGGGCGTTGTATCGGCTGGTATGACTTTCTATCAGCATGGGGAAATAGAGCGTGAAGTACTTGCCAGGGTGGATCATGCGCTGGTCCAGGGTGAAACCAGTGAACAAGGCTGGATAGCCGTTTTGCGTGCGACAGATGCCCAAGCTGCGCCGGAGCGTGACTGGTTGAGGGTGTTGACACGTGCGATTGGCGAAGCTGAGTTCGAGCTGGCGACTTTCCCGGTGTTATCAATGATCGGAGAGGAACTGCACGAGGAAGCTTTGCTGCGGTTGCCGGATGCTGAGACAGGCAAGGTCATGACGGCAGGGCAATTCATGCCATGGGTGCAACGGCTTGGTTTGAGTGCTGAGATAGACATGGCTGCGGCGACATTGGCCTGTTTGCAGCTGCGACGGGATGAGGGAGAAATATCGGTCAATTTGTTGCCTGCCACCTTGGGGGCCGAGGGCTGGCTGGCGCGAATGCAAAGTCTGTTCGAAGCCAATCGAGATGTGACACCTCGTCTGTTGTTTGAAGTCAATGAAGCCGGTTTGGCCTTGTTTGGGGGGGCGCTACAAGCTTTTACGGATATGGCGACACGCTATCAGGTACGGGTCGGGGTGGAGCATTTTGGCCGAACGTTTTCCAGTATCCCGTCACTGTATGAGCTCAATTTGAGTTTCTTGAAAATTGATGCTGGACTGATTCGGGATATTGATCAACAACCCAGCAATCAGCGGTTGGTCAAAGCGATTGTCGGCATTGCGGCCAATGCCCAGTGCCAAGTGTATGCAGAAGGTGTGCATACTGCGGCAGAACATGCTGTGTTGGTAACTCTTGGGTTGAATGGATATACCGGGCCTGAGGCAACACGACGATTGGCCTGACAGAATGAAAAAAACCGGCGCCTTGGAGCGCCGGTTTTTGTTGGTAGGGCGTGGATCAGTCGGTGATCAGTTTCCCCTTGTTCAATAGATCCTGAATGATCTGTGCATCATTGGACAGGCTGCCACCTGCCGTCAGATCCACGTTCTGCAAGGTGATGACCTGAGTATCCTTAGCGGCGGCGAATCCGTTGCTGTAACCGCCGGTATGGCTGATGTGCAACACGGTATCGCTACCGGTTTTCTCAAAGTGTAGATAGCTCTGCAGATTGCCGGCACCTGGCAGGTGGTTTTCGCCTTGCAGCAAATCACGCAGATCCAGTTTGTCATGGCTGCCTGTGCTGGTGCTGGTTGAGAAATCAGTAATGGTATCGTGTGCGGGGCTGCCAATGATTCCGGCATCAGATAGGTTCCATTTGAACACATCAGAACCCAACCCGCCAGCCAGTACGTCGTTGCCACTACCGCCTACCAGTCGATCATCACCGTTGTCACCAGACAAGGTGTCATTGCCGGCACCACCGGTCAGATAGTCCGAGGCGAGGGTGCCAGTCAACACGTTGGCGCTCGCATCACCGGTAAAGACAGTTGAGCCCGTCACGATGTTGACCATGTTGATTTGCGTATCACCCGCAGCAGTCCCGGTGGCAGTAACCGTCAGTAGGGCAGAGTTGGTACCGAGCCCAGCCACCGCCAACTTGCCAAAATCCCAGCCAGTGATATCCACCACCTGTCCTTCCGTGCCGATCGCAACGGTATGTGTGCCATCGGTGAGTTGTGCGCCAACCGGTACGCCGCCTACGGAGATCGATGCATGGTCGTTGCCGCTGACGGAGAGTCTGACCGGTCCTCCATCGTTATCCAGCACCAAGGTTTGACCTAGCAAGTTGTTTTCAACTGCATAGATCGCTTTGATCTGATCAGCGGTCAGAGTACGGTCATAGATCCGAACATCATCCAACGCACCATTCAGGTAACGGTCCGGCCCGCCATCATCTGCAGTGATGCCAAAACCAAGAAGCTTGTTCGGCATGATGGCGCCAGGCAACAGGTTGCCTGATCCGCTCAATACGCCATCCACCCATACTTCCGTGGCACCGGTGGCAAAGTTGTGAGTGATCGCAACATGGTGCCATTGGCCGTTGTTCACGGCAGTTGAACTCTTGATTCCTGCTGAATCGGCCATACCGAAGCCAATTTTGCCTGTGCTGTCCAGCCAACCCCATTGAACATCCAATGTACCGCCATTGTTTTCCATCCCGATTACACTGGGAGAGTTCCAGCCGACGTCGCTGCCTGTCTGAGTGGTCTTGATCCAGAACGCCATGCTGGCTGAGCCACCACCGGCACCGTTGCCACGAAGGGCGTCGGTCACTGATGAATCCAGTGCAACATAGCCACCGTCGCGTGAGCTGCCATTGCTGCCATTGAACTGCATGGCACTGCCATCACGCCCTGTGGTGAAATTGGGTGCCAATGATTGACCGCCAGGGTTATCGGTGATCGTGCCGGTTTTGGCGCTATTATCGTATACGTTGGTGGTGGTGGTGCCACTACCTTCGTTGAAGGTCCAATGTCCGACATTCGTTACGTTGATATCGACCTTGGCGACCACATTGATGGTTGATGTTGCTACATTGGAAGTGAGCGCGTCATCATGGACAGATACATCGATGATACGTGGTGTGGCATTGGGTG from Chitinivorax sp. B harbors:
- a CDS encoding DUF6160 family protein, coding for MKAAWMALLILMSGTLRAELVAMDDVTLSEAAGQEGLSVVMEIKMKGSFEFQQTRGGETHALALSKVAINGTGLENATSPAMLFSHVDLTEDGIVVQFKTAQFSIGIKDIEMKQGIRPDGSVANVSRFGSAYALGFDMSKSFVELSTH
- a CDS encoding TolC family outer membrane protein: MNYCLKPIALTLALINLPYSANADSLRDVTEQAVLRNPEVTAKWHTFKSAVEDKKAAKGGWLPRVDLTAFAGRDRKDTPLINSTSFNHPGASIELRQLLFDGFGVSSNIERLGHTAAARYYELLSTTDEVALEAARAYIDVQRYTQLATLAQDNYAVHHEIHDQIQQRVSAGVGRRVDLEQAAGRLALAESNWLTESSNLHDVNARYERLTGKAPSARLDPLPELQNKLPPAADIMPKAVVRNPLIQTAYANIQAAKANVNERKAAHYPTLELRANQAIDRNLDGVDGTYKEGSVRLVLNYNLFNGGSDQARVRSAAENMYTAVDQREKACRDVRQIVRIAWNDNLRLKEQLSYLEQHELSTTKARDAYRQQFDIGQRSLLDVLDTENELFEARRAVVRARYDRKLAEIRVLAATNELLPALGLSALPASDEINTKGNKDDDFKCPTDLPVATPLDRTAAIASRPPITMPVIPAVTPQPPKESTGKATAAKPISGKADDAIKQTVENWAATWSAKDYDAFSSYYASTFLPEKHVAGENWQALRRARLSKAGAIAVTLENLTVKLTGKDKGQATFLQHYKSENYSDDVVKQLDLVLEQGIWKIAREVVTQGRSN
- a CDS encoding transglutaminase-like cysteine peptidase yields the protein MLSIMAVTVTPAADLDRMQKSLEQQFGKAMVGVMGELKQLLTDSKLLSDQEKLQRANDFFNRRIRFADDKTTWARDDYWATPVELLGKGAGDCEDFSIAKYFALRDLGIPEAKLRLIYVKARMGGATSLVFQAHMILAYYAQPDAEPWILDNLIGDIRPASRRPDLMPVFSFNSEGMWVGGGNQAQPIDRLSRWKELLLRMRAEGSDN
- a CDS encoding LapD/MoxY N-terminal periplasmic domain-containing protein — protein: MTLLRRLWLTALGATFAAFVIGFVISMVNARSYLEQQLRAQSQDNATALALSMSQQSKDRATVELMVSALFDGGHFEVIRFQDAKGAVVIERSGGVHVTTVPSWFEAMFSITVLPGQAQVSDGWKQAGKVTVVAHSRFAYESLWKSAIWFVLTMSLVGVVTGLILTALFNWAKRPIEDLMEHAKAVAARQYKTMAEPSVPELRRVARAFNAMVRQVREMFAEQSARIEALQREASKDTLTDLPNRAFFLGRFRDQLADESAHPNGMLVVLRIVGLLQFNRDQGRDAVDQVLAGIADRLRQLAAVQPEWLCARLNGADFALLMPGVAHDMAEQTLQAWMQSVRQAMMTLATDTRGVVSAGMTFYQHGEIEREVLARVDHALVQGETSEQGWIAVLRATDAQAAPERDWLRVLTRAIGEAEFELATFPVLSMIGEELHEEALLRLPDAETGKVMTAGQFMPWVQRLGLSAEIDMAAATLACLQLRRDEGEISVNLLPATLGAEGWLARMQSLFEANRDVTPRLLFEVNEAGLALFGGALQAFTDMATRYQVRVGVEHFGRTFSSIPSLYELNLSFLKIDAGLIRDIDQQPSNQRLVKAIVGIAANAQCQVYAEGVHTAAEHAVLVTLGLNGYTGPEATRRLA